The genomic stretch AAAGCTTTCCAGAAAGTTGGAGCAGCCATACTTTTCGGTAAGGAACTCCTTCACTTCTGCTATGGTCTTTTTATCATCTCCATGTACCAGTCCTATGGTCTGCTCCCTAAGATCTTTTCCACGTTCACCAACAATATCGACTATTCTTTTAATGGATTTACCTCTGCCTCTTACCTTCTCTATCGGTTTTAGGGCACCGCTGTCATCCACTTCAATAATTGGCTTTATATCAAGCAGCCCCCCCGCAATGGCTGAGGTTCTTGACAGTCTTCCACCTTTATACAGATATTCCAGTGTCTCTACCGTGAAGATATGTTCCATATTATTGCAATAGAAATCGATTGCCTCTAAAATAGTATTCTTTGGTACGTTATTTTCTGCCAGTAAAAGAGCTCTTTCTACTACCAGACCAAAACCCAGGGAGGCGCACTTAGAATCCACAATTGTAAGATCAAAATCCGGATATTCCTCTAATAGCTCCTGTTTTGCTATATTGGCAGCATTGAAGGTGCCTGCAATTCCCGTTGAAAAACATATATAGATTACTTCATCACCATTTTTTGCGTAGGTTTCAAAATGTTTATGAAACATAAAAGAATTGATATGATAGGTCTTAACATCTGTTCCGCTCTTTAAGATCTTATAGAACTCCTCCGGAAATATTGTTTCTCCGTCAAAATAATCCTTTTCTTCTATGACCACCGGTGTGGGAATAACATGAAGATTGAATCTTTTTATTAA from Anaerocolumna sp. AGMB13020 encodes the following:
- a CDS encoding DegV family protein, producing the protein MALRIITDSASDVPGSLIKRFNLHVIPTPVVIEEKDYFDGETIFPEEFYKILKSGTDVKTYHINSFMFHKHFETYAKNGDEVIYICFSTGIAGTFNAANIAKQELLEEYPDFDLTIVDSKCASLGFGLVVERALLLAENNVPKNTILEAIDFYCNNMEHIFTVETLEYLYKGGRLSRTSAIAGGLLDIKPIIEVDDSGALKPIEKVRGRGKSIKRIVDIVGERGKDLREQTIGLVHGDDKKTIAEVKEFLTEKYGCSNFLESFVGCAIGAHTGPGIIGIIFLSEVSPYKELEKKNK